GTTTCTGTTTCAGGAATTCGGTGAACACACGGTAATATCGCTCGTACTCTGCGCGTTCATCGTCCGTGAGGTCAGTCACGATCTTCCGGGTGGTATATTCCGCCAGGTGCGTGCCGGTCAGTTTCTCAACACCGATCTCATAGACCTTGCCGCCGATCAGCCGTTCGAGCTCGGTATGCAGGCCGTCCTCGCGCTCGTACGTCGCGGTCAGGCCCAGCCGGTATGGTGCGACGAACAGCTCCGCGATGCTCGAATACCCGGGCGAGGGCAGATGGTGCACCTCATCAAAAATCAGGAGCAGGAACCTGTTTCCGAGCTCATCGGCACGCAGGTACGCGGTATCGTAGGTCGCCACGGTAACGGGTTGCAAGTCGTGTGCTTCACCGCTGTAGGTGCCCACCGTAATGTTAAGTGCCTTTTCAAGCTCACGACGCCACTGCCGCACCAGCTCCAGGGTCGGCACGACCACCAGCGTCGGTACGTTCAGCCTGGCGATTGCCGTGATCCCGATGACCGTCTTGCCCGCGCCGGTTGGTAGGACGAGAACGCCCTGCTTCGTATGCAGCCAGCGCTTTAATGCGTCCGTCTGGTAATCACGCAGCTTCACGGTATCCCGTAACGCAGGCATCGGCGGGATGTCCAGAACGTCATCCGTGTAGTCGAGCCGGGAGAGCTTGAGGTACTCGATGATATCTTTATAGAAGAGCGGCAAGCACCGGTAAACGCCCGAGCGCGCGTCCCAGACGGTATGTGGCAGTTTGAAGTTGCTCGTGACGGCGAGCGTCCCCTTTTCGT
The Methanomicrobia archaeon DNA segment above includes these coding regions:
- a CDS encoding DEAD/DEAH box helicase — protein: MIAVRYEKGTLAVTSNFKLPHTVWDARSGVYRCLPLFYKDIIEYLKLSRLDYTDDVLDIPPMPALRDTVKLRDYQTDALKRWLHTKQGVLVLPTGAGKTVIGITAIARLNVPTLVVVPTLELVRQWRRELEKALNITVGTYSGEAHDLQPVTVATYDTAYLRADELGNRFLLLIFDEVHHLPSPGYSSIAELFVAPYRLGLTATYEREDGLHTELERLIGGKVYEIGVEKLTGTHLAEYTTRKIVTDLTDDERAEYERYYRVFTEFLKQKRVVLRTPRDFQRFVMRTGRDQKAREALLARNRARRIALNSRSKLAALAKILDTHFGERTIIFTEHNSLVYAISKAFLIPAITHTTPKEERAEILDRFRTGTYNVIVTSKVLEEGIDVPEASVGVILSGSGSKREYKQRLGRILRKRAGKLAVLYEIVSKGTSEVGISRRRKSSENESR